One Struthio camelus isolate bStrCam1 chromosome 10, bStrCam1.hap1, whole genome shotgun sequence genomic region harbors:
- the CFAP20 gene encoding cilia- and flagella-associated protein 20 isoform X2 — translation MFKNTFQSGFLSVLYSIGSKPLQIWDKKVRNGHIKRITDNDIQSLVLEIEGTNVSTTYITCPADPKKTLGIKLPFLVMIIKNLKKYFTFEVQVLDDKNVRRRFRASNYQSTTRVKPFICTMPMRLDDGWNQIQFNLSDFTRRAYGTNYIETLRVQIHANCRIRRVYFSDRLYSEDELPAEFKLYLPVQNKAKQ, via the exons atgTTCAAGAACACGTTCCAGAGCGGCTTCCTCTCCGTGCTGTACAGCATCGGCAGCAAGCCGCTCCAGATCTGGGACAAGAAg GTGCGGAATGGCCACATCAAACGAATCACTGACAATGACATCCAGTCACTCGTGCTGGAGATCGAAGGAACTAATGTCAG TACCACGTACATCACATGCCCTGCTGACCCAAAGAAGACCCTGGGCATCAAACTACCTTTCCTAGTGATGATCATCAAGAACctgaagaaatatttcacttttgaaGTGCAG GTGCTGGATGATAAGAACGTACGCCGGCGCTTCCGGGCGAGTAACTACCAGAGCACAACTCGGGTGAAGCCCTTCATCTGCACTATGCCCATGCGGCTGGATGATGGTTGGAACCAAATCCAATTCAACCTTTCAGACTTCACGCGCCGGGCTTATGGGACAAATTACATTGAGACCCTAAGAGTTCAG ATCCATGCCAACTGTCGCATCAGACGGGTGTATTTCTCCGACCGGCTTTACTCAGAGGATGAACTCCCAGCTGAGTTCAAGCTGTATCTGCCTGTCCAGAACAAGGCCAAG CAATAA
- the CFAP20 gene encoding cilia- and flagella-associated protein 20 isoform X1, with the protein MFKNTFQSGFLSVLYSIGSKPLQIWDKKVRNGHIKRITDNDIQSLVLEIEGTNVSTTYITCPADPKKTLGIKLPFLVMIIKNLKKYFTFEVQVLDDKNVRRRFRASNYQSTTRVKPFICTMPMRLDDGWNQIQFNLSDFTRRAYGTNYIETLRVQIHANCRIRRVYFSDRLYSEDELPAEFKLYLPVQNKAKVS; encoded by the exons atgTTCAAGAACACGTTCCAGAGCGGCTTCCTCTCCGTGCTGTACAGCATCGGCAGCAAGCCGCTCCAGATCTGGGACAAGAAg GTGCGGAATGGCCACATCAAACGAATCACTGACAATGACATCCAGTCACTCGTGCTGGAGATCGAAGGAACTAATGTCAG TACCACGTACATCACATGCCCTGCTGACCCAAAGAAGACCCTGGGCATCAAACTACCTTTCCTAGTGATGATCATCAAGAACctgaagaaatatttcacttttgaaGTGCAG GTGCTGGATGATAAGAACGTACGCCGGCGCTTCCGGGCGAGTAACTACCAGAGCACAACTCGGGTGAAGCCCTTCATCTGCACTATGCCCATGCGGCTGGATGATGGTTGGAACCAAATCCAATTCAACCTTTCAGACTTCACGCGCCGGGCTTATGGGACAAATTACATTGAGACCCTAAGAGTTCAG ATCCATGCCAACTGTCGCATCAGACGGGTGTATTTCTCCGACCGGCTTTACTCAGAGGATGAACTCCCAGCTGAGTTCAAGCTGTATCTGCCTGTCCAGAACAAGGCCAAGGTGAGCTAG